A region from the Silene latifolia isolate original U9 population chromosome 7, ASM4854445v1, whole genome shotgun sequence genome encodes:
- the LOC141593157 gene encoding uncharacterized protein LOC141593157, giving the protein MDKSHSGICGTHQYGPKLYDHPPEPLHPTVSSWPFEAWGLDVVGPLTPKASNGQEYILAGTDYFSKWAEAITLQEVKKENVVNFIRTQIIYRYGVPQFFNKTLCNLLRKVVAKSKLDWHERIGEALWAYRTTYKTPTQATSYMLVYGVEAVLPLQMQIPSLRISIQEELTEDENDKVHLPELESLDEKRLEAQQKL; this is encoded by the exons ATGGACAAATCTCATTCTGGAATTTGTGGCACTCACCAATATGGACCTAAACTTTATGATCAT CCACCAGAGCCATTACACCCAACTGTATCCtcatggccctttgaagcttggggactCGACGTTGTAGGACCCCTCACTCCGAAAGCCTCTAATGGACAAGAGTATATTCTCGCTGGTACTGACTATTTCTCAAAATGGGCAGAAGCCATCACATTACAGGAAGTCAAGAAGGAAAATGTAGTGAATTTCATCCGAACTCAAATAATATATAGATATGGTGTACCACAAT TCTTCaataaaaccctttgcaacttgTTGAGAAAAGTAGTAGCAAAATCAAAGCTAGATTGGCATGAAAGAATTGGCGAGGCATTGTGGGCCTATCGTACCACATATAAAACTCCTACTCAAGCAACCTCGTACATGTTGGTGTATGGAGTAGAGGCCGTGTTGCCGTTACAAATGCAGATCCCATCCTTACGCATTTCTATTCAAGAGGAGCTTACAGAAGATGAAAATGACAAGGTACATTTACCAGAGTTGGAGTCACTTGATGAAAAAAGACTAGAGGCCCAACAGAAGCTCTAA